One Parageobacillus sp. KH3-4 genomic region harbors:
- a CDS encoding AI-2E family transporter, which produces MGSEIMQFFKRSTWKRIVIFSILIFILYLVRSILNIILLTFIFSFLMNGLVDFISKRIRINRKIIVLLLYAAVVSILVYGVVKYLPVVINEISQLIKQLTEFYSKPKDNIVFNYIIEQLKQYEITTYLNFGMTYLIKYFSDISSVGLQILLALILSLFFLLEKERIISFTNRFKYSKISPFYDELEYFGKKFARTFGKVIEAQFVIATINMTITVAGLWIMEFPQLFGLGILIFFLGLIPVAGVIISLFPLCFIAYSIGGVMKVVYVLIMIAVVHALEAYVLNPKLMSSKTNLPVFYTFIVLIFSEHFFGVWGLILGIPVFVFILDVLGVKTVQGKRDDE; this is translated from the coding sequence GTGGGATCAGAAATCATGCAATTTTTCAAGCGATCGACGTGGAAAAGAATCGTTATTTTTTCTATTTTAATTTTTATTCTCTATTTAGTTCGAAGCATTTTAAATATTATTTTGCTTACTTTTATTTTTTCTTTTTTAATGAATGGGCTTGTTGACTTTATTTCTAAAAGGATTCGCATCAATCGGAAAATTATTGTGCTGCTATTGTATGCCGCGGTCGTTTCCATCCTTGTCTACGGCGTCGTCAAATATTTGCCCGTCGTTATTAACGAGATTTCACAGCTGATCAAACAGCTTACGGAATTTTATTCGAAGCCTAAAGATAATATTGTGTTTAATTACATTATCGAGCAACTGAAGCAATATGAAATTACTACTTATTTGAATTTTGGAATGACATATTTAATCAAATATTTCAGCGACATTAGCAGCGTCGGTCTGCAAATTTTGCTTGCGTTAATTTTAAGTTTATTTTTCCTTCTGGAAAAAGAGCGGATTATTTCATTCACGAATCGTTTTAAATATAGCAAAATCAGCCCTTTTTATGATGAATTAGAATATTTTGGAAAAAAATTTGCCCGTACGTTTGGGAAAGTTATTGAAGCTCAATTTGTCATTGCAACGATTAATATGACAATTACGGTAGCGGGCTTGTGGATCATGGAATTCCCACAATTATTCGGGCTGGGGATATTGATCTTTTTTCTCGGATTGATTCCTGTTGCGGGCGTGATCATTTCGTTGTTTCCGCTGTGCTTTATTGCTTATAGCATAGGCGGAGTAATGAAAGTCGTTTACGTTCTCATTATGATCGCCGTTGTTCACGCGCTCGAAGCGTATGTTTTAAATCCAAAATTGATGTCCTCGAAGACGAATTTGCCCGTTTTTTATACGTTTATCGTTTTGATTTTTTCAGAGCACTTTTTTGGGGTATGGGGGCTGATTTTAGGGATTCCCGTATTTGTATTTATTCTTGATGTGCTGGGAGTAAAGACAGTGCAGGGAAAACGGGATGATGAATAA
- a CDS encoding MFS transporter, whose amino-acid sequence MRSFSSNRDRYLFLIASFIFWFSNFIYMPILSPYIELLGGTYTFIGIVLSSYGFMQFLFRLPIGMISDFMKRRKPFIILGMLMTMISGLMFALTNSLGWALVSRSLAGVAAATWVAFTVLYSSYFSDEKIYKAMSNISFVVVLAQLTGMSISGYIVDKWGWHAPFWIGGILGMIGVILSLFIYEPKDKDVKQTSIQMKDLILVMREPLLLRASLLSILAHSIIFTTMFGFIPMYVLQIGLQESDLSMIVFSFMIPHALATLFMEKVFVPLFGKWKSLMLAFLCSAIFTLITPVIKDKELLCVIQALNGFSLGLLFPLLLGMSIETIDDDKRATAMGTYQAIYAVGMFGGPYFAGMLNSAMGIHAGFYFAGVLGIVAMILILSWNYKERGSIRYSNYRKVP is encoded by the coding sequence TTGCGCTCGTTTTCTTCTAATAGAGATCGGTACCTTTTTTTAATTGCTTCATTTATATTTTGGTTTTCGAATTTTATTTATATGCCGATTTTATCTCCGTATATTGAGTTGTTAGGGGGAACTTACACTTTTATTGGTATTGTTTTAAGCAGTTATGGATTTATGCAATTTTTATTCCGTCTTCCTATTGGAATGATTTCTGATTTTATGAAGCGAAGAAAACCATTTATTATACTTGGAATGCTAATGACAATGATTAGCGGTTTGATGTTTGCGTTAACAAATAGTTTAGGTTGGGCGCTTGTTTCTCGCTCGCTTGCTGGGGTTGCTGCGGCGACATGGGTGGCTTTCACGGTTCTTTATTCGAGCTATTTTTCTGATGAGAAAATTTATAAAGCGATGAGCAATATTTCTTTCGTTGTTGTTTTAGCTCAACTAACAGGCATGTCTATTAGTGGTTACATTGTTGATAAATGGGGATGGCATGCCCCATTCTGGATAGGTGGAATTCTAGGGATGATTGGGGTAATCCTTTCTCTTTTTATTTATGAACCGAAAGATAAAGATGTAAAACAGACCTCTATACAAATGAAAGACCTTATATTGGTGATGAGAGAACCATTGCTTTTAAGGGCTTCCTTACTTTCCATTTTGGCTCACAGCATCATTTTTACCACAATGTTTGGATTTATACCGATGTATGTGTTGCAAATAGGACTTCAAGAAAGTGACTTGAGCATGATTGTTTTTTCGTTTATGATTCCTCATGCATTAGCGACGCTTTTTATGGAAAAAGTGTTCGTTCCATTATTTGGGAAATGGAAATCGTTGATGTTAGCATTTCTCTGTAGCGCTATTTTTACTCTTATCACCCCTGTTATTAAAGATAAAGAATTATTATGTGTCATACAAGCACTCAATGGGTTTTCTCTAGGATTGCTATTTCCGCTATTATTGGGAATGTCAATTGAAACGATTGATGATGATAAACGAGCGACAGCAATGGGGACCTACCAAGCAATTTATGCTGTTGGAATGTTTGGAGGACCGTATTTTGCCGGTATGTTGAATTCGGCAATGGGGATTCATGCAGGTTTTTACTTTGCAGGTGTGTTAGGAATAGTAGCAATGATACTAATATTATCTTGGAATTATAAAGAACGCGGGTCTATCCGTTACTCTAACTATAGAAAAGTTCCATGA